The Apium graveolens cultivar Ventura chromosome 3, ASM990537v1, whole genome shotgun sequence sequence TTGACGGAGTTTAATTTTGTTGGATTTTGGTTATTTTTGTGCAGTTTGGATTTTTGTGGATTTTGGTGGTTTTTTGTGTATTTTGGTGGATTTTGGTGGATTGTTGTAGGTGTTGGTTTATTTTGGTTGTGAATTGTGGTTGTGAATTTAGGTTGTGAACTTTGGTTATGGCTGCTCTATTTGTAGGCTGCAGAAAAAAAAAATCACAGACCCCAACCGCGGAAATTTTCCGCAGTCCCTCTCCAGCCCAACCGCAGAAAATTTATGTGGTTCGTCCTTTTGCTTTTTCCCCCAAAAACAGAACAGCCATCCAAAACTTTCTGTTGAAATTTCTTAAATTTTGGAAGTTGGTCCTAAACTAACTTCCAAAATTCCAAACCACTCTCAAAAGTCTTAAAATAGGGTAATGagtgtttttttaaaaaaaaatattttttcaattttGACATTAAAATGAAAATTCCGTAAAAAGTCAACAAAAGTCAACATTTTGTCCAATTGTTAAAAAAAACTTTTCAATACATGTCATAACAATTTCTAATGTATAGTTCgacttgtaaattttaattttcaattttaaatttataGGTAGACTTTTCATCTTAAATTTCATTTTTGAATTCATAGAAAATACATAATTTCCTGCTAAAATTCaatgaaaattataaaatacataGGTTCGAATGAAAATTACATGATCAATATATTGATCCTAACCAAAATTACCTAGTATATTAGAAAGACCATCGGATAACCGGTGTTAAGCAGCTCCTTGCGTAGTATCCACGAAGCATGCAATATGGTAGAGAACAAGTACACAACCATCACGGATATGCCCTTCCGTAAGTTTCCACGGGTAAGGGTTGGAGTCGTTCCAAATGGTAGCGGGAATGGTACTCGAGCCATCGTAGAGACGAAATCTTGCAAAATATGTCTCGCATTTTCTCTCCGTCCCTCCCGTTAGGTGTGAAACCCAATCCTTCACATATTCAATGCGCATTTGGTCCATATTATAACCCTCACGAGGCCTCAAGTTTACAATATCAGCAATCTGATCACATTTAACAAGCTTACCGCCATTCCATCCGTATTTTTTCCATTTTCCATCGGGTGTGTTGTTGCCCAAATTCAAGATCGGAAGGAAGTACGGATCCGGATCAGAGTTCACCAATCTCCATGGTTCACTACCCCCATCCAATTGCATGCCTCGATCCAATTTTTGGCCCGGTAAGCCTCCTCATCATGAGGGTACAAGTCCGTTTCATCTTCCTCCACATGGGGCGGCTCATCATTGTACACAAGGGGCATCAACTCACCACATGTATCTTCCATATCACTAAAGGTTGGTGAGATCACAACTTCCTCATCATTGTCCTCATACCATGAGTCGCTTGGTTGGGAGTCCGAGAATGTGTTTCTAACATGGGAAACTGGATCCCAACTATGATCGGAGTTGTTGTCACCACTATACTAGCTAGTCATGTTACCTATCACAATAAAAcacaattatatgacaataatTGGCAATTATATGACGAAAACAGGGCTTACGACTCCAGACCAAAAGAAGACTGGAACTTAATGAAAGCAAGATTAAATACAAGAAGTTCAAATTCATAAAAAGATTATAACATTCCGTTACAAAATACTACATTACTAATTATATTGCAATTCTTGAGCATTTTTAAGATCTTCTATTCTACTAGTAcactttcttttatcatggcctTCCATTTGACAATAGGTGCACTTTCTTGGCGGCTTCTCCTTTTTATCAATCGATTCTTTGGGACTTTTGAAACGAACGTCCTTTTTTCCTCCTTTAGTTTGGGACATAATAGGGTCAAGAATTGGTTCTTCATGAGCACTTGCATTTGGAGCAtgagaattgttttcataagattTAATTCCATCAACGCACATTCTTTCAAGAATTGGTATTTCTCGATTCATCACTCCAACGGCATAATCATACTGTTCCTTGGATGCAATTCTACTTTGACAAAAACTCATGGTTAACATTATCATGCTATTAAATCGATCGGTTGAGGCCATCTCATGACTTTGTCCAACATCCAAATCGTAAGACAACATaccatcaactctattggcaTGCATTGTCCACCTCGAGTTTATGAAATACGGGGGAATTTTCGAAACCCGTTTCTTAGTGAATACCGCCAATAAGTGTCTACAAGGTAGCCCCGAATGTTCAAACATTCAACACATACACGTTCCCAAAAAGCTTGCTTTCTCGAATGCCACAAAATAAACATTTCTTCTCGTAGGCTCGGACATGGGCCTATAACAACTATAGTACGTATAGACATACCCCATTATCTCCCCTTCTTTACAAGCTCGTCGATCTTTTTCAACAAAGTATTTTGAAGACTCAACCAATTCATCTTGAAATCTTCTAAACATTTCCTTAGTGTAAATACAAGAAGCATGATACTTCAATGTGGTATGCATTTTCATGAGACGTTTTAGATTAATCGTGACATAATCTTCTTCATTCTCCTTCATGAATTGTCTTCCCAGTGCTTTTTGGGAATTTTCATTGAATTCCTTCAAACCCGTTGCCGAACTCACATACTTATCAAAGAAAGAATTCATCTCCTCGCTCATCGATGTACTATTTTGAAATGTTGAAAATGTGTTTCTAGTATATGCACGAATCCACTTGCGCTTCAACTCATATAACACATTTAACCATTTATGCTCTTGCAAGTGATACTTTTTCACAAATGATGCCCATCTAGCCTCAAAAATATATTCGGTGAGAGATTTATAAATACAATAATTGAAGTCCGTCTTGAATTCCAGAAAAGCCGAATAATAATGCGCTAATTTCTCGGGGAATTTTTGACTTATGTGCCAAGAACACAATAAATTGTTAGTATTCGGGAGTACAACCGCAATAGCGCTTGCCATGGCTTGATCTTGATCCGTGATTATAGTCAATGAAGGCTTATTCCCCACACCTTCAAGCCAACTACGAAGGATCCACTCAAAAGTCGACGCATGTTCATCCCGCATCAATGCAAACCCGAAAATCACCGATTGATAATGATGATTGACTCCGTAAATGGGAAAAATGGCATTGCATATCTATTTGTCTGATAAGTGGTATCAAAAGCCACAACATCACAAAACTTTTGGTAGGCCAATAAATATCTCGGACCAATCCATACTAGACACTTCAAACGATTCTCTTCATCAACTCCGGtcctaataaaatatttagaaccACTTTATTCATTCAACCTATGCAACAAGTCAAACCCCGCTTGGGCGTCACTAATCTCAAACATTTTCTTCCTCTTGTCTCTTAACACATTCCTGATATGTTGAACATTGAAACCAACTTTATCATTACGTATTGACATGTCTTTCGTGTTGTACCAAACTCATCTTACTAGGGGAAACAAGACTGTGGTTGTGTACCAATGCAAGGCTAACTACCTCCCAAAGATGTTTTTTCTTTTGAGAATTGACATACATCCTCACCTTGCACTCACTTTTAGGAAGAACCTCTCTACGCCATTTATTTTGACTACTCTCGGCGGCGACACTTTTTCCATAAAGCCTACAAACATATAAACGACCATATATCTCGTTGTCTTTATTACGATGGCTCGTTTGAATTTTAATAGCAAATCCATTTCGTAAAGCATAAGCCCTAAAAAAATGACCGGCCTCATCCAcactttaaaaattttattcaaatATTGAAACCCTCATCAACATTTTCATACATATTTGCATCCTCTATATTATCATCTTCATCCTCACCCTCAACATTATCATTATCATTTTCAACCTCATGTTCAACCTCATTTTCCTCATTTTCATCCTCAACATCAACCTAATCGAcatctaaattaataaattccTCATTTTTATCTACAAATTCATCATCTTCAACAAATACAGGGGGTTTTAGGTTTTTCACTAATATTTAAATCATCAAGATGTACAATATGATCAATAGCCTCttcttttttttcatttttacgTTTATGACGAAACATACGAGCAAATAAATTATCTGCCATGAAAATGTGAAATTGAAAATAAGAAATATACCTTGAATTGATAAAAATACTTGAATTTCTTAATGAAAATGCCCAAAAATCGCCTGAATTGATCACTCTCCAAGTAGAATTTTTATTGTGGATTTTTTTTGGTTTGTGTGGTGAATGGGAGGGTGTTGGGTTGCTGGGGATAAGGAAGCAATCCTCCCCACTGCGGAAAATTTTAGCGGTCCGTCCTACCAACCGCGAAAACTTTCTGCGGTCCGCCCCTAATCCCAGCCGCCCAATCCCCATCCAACGGTGGAAAAGACGTTTGTTAAATACCGGTCTACAACAAGCGGTTGTTGTAGACCGTTCCCCCTTCAGAAATTAAGGTTGTATCTTATAGGTAGAGATGCAAGTTACTGCACTTGATGGAACAGAACTGAGTCATGACGGGGAAAACATACTAAATGTAAGGATCCCGTGGAAGATGATGGTTCTTTGTAAtgcattttgagaattttaagtGAAGATGAGGACTCTTCGAATATATAGGGGCCTTGGCTATGGAAAAGTGTAACTGCATCATTCTTTATGACATTACTGCGAAAGCAACTACCATTTTTAATAAGGAAATACAATAGTATTTCTTTTCTTGTCTTTATCTACATTTTGTCTGTTTATCAATATTACTCCTAGTTGTTAGGATTGTAGGGTCATTGGAATATTATTAACGTTATTGTTGTCTTGTCTGGTAGCCAGACCATATATACCTTTTATGGTAACCCGAGAACATTTCAATCTCATCCAAGACTAGATCTGGAAATTGGGTTCTCAGTTTTTCACCATAAAAGAATCCTCTGCATTGCTAGTTTTAAAGCTTTTGTGATTCTTGttatcatggtatcagagcttaggtttgcGGGAGGACTAAGGTTCGATTCCCAGCCACCCCAACATTCTCACAATTTATTGTGGACACTAAAGGCAATTAATACCCCAAAGATGGGCGTCAGgtgttccactcttcgacccataaatgggcttcCATAAAAGAATCCTCTGCACTGCTAGTTTTAAAGCTTTTGTGATGCTTGttatcatggtatcagagcttaggttt is a genomic window containing:
- the LOC141714264 gene encoding protein FAR1-RELATED SEQUENCE 5-like is translated as MRDEHASTFEWILRSWLEGVGNKPSLTIITDQDQAMASAIAVVLPNTNNLLCSWHISQKFPEKLAHYYSAFLEFKTDFNYCIYKSLTEYIFEARWASFVKKYHLQEHKWLNVLYELKRKWIRAYTRNTFSTFQNSTSMSEEMNSFFDKYVSSATGLKEFNENSQKALGRQFMKENEEDYVTINLKRLMKMHTTLKYHASCIYTKEMFRRFQDELVESSKYFVEKDRRACKEGEIMGHLLAVFTKKRVSKIPPYFINSRWTMHANRVDGMLSYDLDVGQSHEMASTDRFNSMIMLTMSFCQSRIASKEQYDYAVGVMNREIPILERMCVDGIKSYENNSHAPNASAHEEPILDPIMSQTKGGKKDVRFKSPKESIDKKEKPPRKCTYCQMEGHDKRKCTSRIEDLKNAQELQYN